In Brassica napus cultivar Da-Ae chromosome A3, Da-Ae, whole genome shotgun sequence, the sequence TTTCTTGAAAAATCGTATGGTTTCATAAAAGGATTGTCAAAATACCGTACCATTCTCTTCAGGCTTCATGACCATGTTCAATAGAGGATTATAAATGTCAAAAACGACCAATTTCAGACCAGGAAGCTTGTTAGCTAGGTTCACAGACGTGTTGTTGAGTTTGGTATTGAAGGAAACCGCGTCCCGGTTTAGTCTTTCGACGCACGTATTGCTCCCAATACCACCAAACATCGTTATCGCTGCTGGCAAACAACCCAAGGGTGGTAACGACGTTACTCCAATTCTTCTAGCACCTAAATCATACATATTctgcaaaaaaagataaagCACATTTTTTGAATATTGGTATAAGGTGAATACATAGTAAACCGTTACGTTAGGATAATTAAAAACTATGGTAATGTTTTTAGTTACTTGGATAAAGGTTGAATAAAATCTCATGAGACGATCTGAGAATCGATCAGGCGTGACTATCGCATTAAGGATAGGATTAATGTAATAGCTTTGAAGAAAATCGCTGGATCCGGTGCTAAGAAGATGAATCGCGCCTTTGAATATCTCGTTGGCTTTGTCTCTCCCTACCATGCTTGTCACCTTGCTTTGGTACTCTTTGTAGTTTTCCACTTGTTGGGTCAAGCTGATTGCGTTCTACAAAACATACGATACACCATAAAATGTTAAAGCATTTAAAATGTTAGCTAATTACTAACCAAGTTTAGAATAAAGAGTTATTTACGTATAATAAGGAAGTTCCGTCGTGATAACCGGAAGCACCAGAGGCGAAATTGGCTCCGGTTAACAAATTAGTCTCATTTGCTGCATCTTGGCTAAGGTACGCCACCGGGTAAGAAGTGAACCCTAAATTCTCAgctgctcaaaaaaaaaacaagatataTAAATTGATGAAGTAAATACATTATGGATCCAAAATTGATAAAAtgaataattacaaaataatataaattaattaattaaaaaacaaaaggaaagaactaaaaaacaaaataactgaTAAAAAATCAGtaagccctttctcaaaaagaaaaataggattaataaaaaaaggaataaccgaatcattaaaaaaattacgtcTTCAAGTAACATAAAGTATGAATAAACATAGTTTCACTTGAATGACTAAACATATTTTCACAAATTATGCGATTGCATTTGTGGCATCTATGaaccatatattatatatgtaaataattttagGATGGTTCAAACCGGTAAAGTCGATGGCGAGTTTTCCGTTAGAGAAACGACCGGTGGCAGTGTGGGCTAAGAAGTCGCGTCCATAGGGAGGAAAGTTGGCCTTGACGAGGGTAAGGCGAAGATTGTTGTTACCGGCATCAACAACAGAATCTCCCATTATGATTAGAGCCGGTACAAGAGGTTGACCGGTTCCAAAGCTGGCGTAGAAACCGGTAAGAACCAAGAAGCTAATCAGACTTGTAAacattttccttttctctttgaatatacaatataaaacgATAAAGAGATGAGTGAACGAAAAGGTGGTGAATGGTTACGGTTTTTAAAGGACGAGAAAGTAGTGAAATTGTTTGAAAAAGGATAAAgaaacaaaccaaacaaactACCATTTTTAGACAAAAAAGGGATAAACAATTTGTTCGAAGCTGCATGTACCAATCTGAATTTTCTGTTACATTTTCATTGGATTTCAAACCAGTCAATAAcgtttatattattattatgtttagTAGTTAGGTCATTTCCACATTCCAAGGACTAATTGATCACTCAAAATGGTTAGGCTCTGAATTCGTGGATAGAGTTAAATCCGTGGATAGAGTAGAAAAggatgcattaaaaaaaatctttcaacCATCATTCTTgctaattttgataaatttttgtTAGAATATCTTAACTATAGCATGATTATGTGGAAGTTAACAGATTGTACAtactaaaagaagaagaaaaaacaatatcTTTTAGTTTAACTTTTTGGTAGATTTGATATCGTACTAACGTTCTATTGGGATAAGAGACACGCAATGCATCCAGAAGAATGAGTAATCAGTGTAACCCGTGGGCATATGCTACCTCTCACATTTTTCATGCaattattataaacaaaaatattaatatttaggGACTTAATAGGTCAAAAGATCTACGAAGAGATCACATGCatgttttatcatttaaatggAACTAACTTTAACTAAACTCTTATCTCCCAAATTTCTTCTTAACAAACCTTTTTGTTTTCTACTAGAAAATTTCTACCTTGACTCTCATACCTCATTTCGATTCCCTTTTCCAACAAGTGTCTTAGAGCAATATTATTGGGGGTTTCTTGCTCTAAGGTTCTTAAAATACATGtttgtgtatgtatatattgtatatgcATATGTAATTGTGGGGTTCTAAGTTTTACGGAAAATCCAACCGAAAGTTTCCGTAATTACATacgcatatataatatatacatacacaaacatatattttaagaaCTGTAGAGTAAAAAAACCCCAATAATGTTGTTCTTACTAAACGGAATGAAACTAAAACTTATAACCTGATAAGCTGGTTTTTCGTTGTGTCACGTCACAACTAtaaaataagaatatttttagaatttctattttttactgGGTAATCGAGTGCATTTATTTGGGGTCAAGAATACACCAGTAAGATCGATATCTAGTCATCGTATCTTGAACCAGTTGATGAAAGCTATATTATTCAAGGTATGCGCTCTGTGCAAAATAGTTTTAACCATGTGAATGTTTACAGTAACTTTGAATACTAAAGACGCACACACTGACTTCTTAAAGCTGTCATTACCGCAAAATACGACACCAAATCTTACTGTTGTTCTTAGGGTTGTTATATAGGGTTGTTAGATTTATGGTTGGTCCAGCCCAGGCCCGGCCCTGGGCTAAAGCCCATAAAGCCAAGGCTTTAGGCgccaaattatatatatttatagggGCACCATATCTTGCTTCATCTCTTTTAGTGTAGTGGCTTGTGCGTAGTCTTCCTTCACATGTAGGTGATGTGTTCGAAACCCTTCCCATAatcgtatattttatattttttttgataatggtaataaatgaaaagatttGATCATTACAGATTTTGGTTACCCTTCCTAACAACTTTTGTTTCCTTTATCTACGGAATGTAGTAAATGATATTAACTTACACATTAAACAAAAGACAAACTATTAATTATGTTTCCTTTTTgctaataataataactaaaagatttgatcataaatattttgaatatcttTTCTAACAAATTTACATtccttttatatatgtattaaaatacatgatataaaattataaagtaacAAAAgtaaacaacaactaaattttcgtttttcattCTTCTCTATCTTTTTCTATCTTCTGCAGgttttgaacttaaaaaaaaaaactgaaaaatatgaaactagCTTATGGTGATAAAAACTACAAACTAAAATTGATGTCGTTATATCATAtttgttgtatttttattttccataatacatatttttattcattttattgtAGGATTGTTAATGTTTTATGtcttatgataaaaaaaaattagaatgtttataaataatttaaaaatgattagagtaaaaaaaatttagttaggGGCAGCATTTATTTGTTGCGCTTTAAGCGCCATATTAGTCCGGACCGGCACTGGTCCAGCCCATCCAAATAATTCAAGAGCCCTAACCTAAGAAGTATTTAGGGCCAATTTAGGGTTGGGTTTAAGAAGTAAAGGTTTTGACAGGGTTAACCTATTagataattttttggtttttttgttaaacaatAATGTTTTGATGTagttaaaacttcaaaaaagaTTTTTTCTCCCAAATCCGTAATATTGAGTTATTCactaaaattgcaaaaaaaaacattatatcaaaatttcaaaattgagtttttcgtcaaaattgtaaaaaatcGAGACTTCTCGCCAAAATTGGAAAAATGAAACTTCCCGCTAAAATCGGAATAtcgagttttcctgccaaaaccggaaaatcaaATTTTTCTGTCAAAAttggaaaatcgagttttcccgccaatatcaggaaatcaaattttcatgccaaaaccgaaaaatcgaattttcccgccaaaaccgagaaaacgagttttcccgccaaaattagaaaatcaatttttttctccCAAAACCgtgaaatcgagttttcctgccaacattggaaaatcgattttttcccgctaaaattggaaaatcaagttttttccgtcaaaaccgggaaatcgtgttttcccgccaaaacatgaaaatcgagttttcccgccaaaaccgtgaaatcaagttttctcgccaaaatcggGAAATCGAATTTTTCCATCAAAACAGTAAAATCGAGATTCCCACCAAAAccagaaaatcaagtttttccgctaaaatcaagttttccgcTAACAccgaaaaatcaaattttcttgCTATAACCGAAAAATCAAGTTTTCACGCTAAAACGCATAATCTTATTTTTGTTGAACTTGCGAAATCTTATTTTTGGCCATAACCGCAACAATTTAATTTCccgtaaaattttgttttccgtTTAAATtcccaaaaccgcaaaacatcatttgattatatattatatatctttcGATGATATTTACTATAATTATCTAAATCACATGTTAATattatttgcttgtgtgttgAAAGATATTACAGAATGAGCTAACCTTGATCCAACCTTAACCGAGCCCTTCATGCATGTAGGGCTAAAATATGATTACGGCTAGAATAGGGCTGGGTTTATATTTTATAGGGCAGGGCTGGATAACCCAATATAACATCCCTAGTTTTTCGTTTACTTTTCAGTGTTTTTTCAATTGttatttgtaacaaaaatataaagatgaaaagtatttaaaattaaaatgttggTAACGACGATATTCATAACCTTttagttttctattttattttgagggattttaattaataaaaaaaggcAATCAGATGTAAGACAGTAAGAGGACAAAGCATACATTATTGAATATCCcttcaaaaaagaaacaaagggatCACGTGTTCAACAACTTGTTCTTATTATTTCACGTGCACCTTTTAACATGTTCTCCTTCAGGTCCTGGCTTCTACGGGGTCAGTTTCTAGTTTGGTCCACATCAATCTTGGATGATAAATTACACTGAACATATTGGAAAGGTTGTTTAACAAGTAGCCATCTACTTGCTTGGTCTCACTATTTTCAGAATTTCTAGCTTGTCAAAAGGTTTTAGCGTTCTTTTGCAGAACAAGGCCTAACTatcaagaaacaagaagagtTGATGAGACTACACTCAACCATAGTTCAATATGACTTAGTCTTCAAGTTGTTTCCTATGtttatgcaaataaaaagatcaCTGCTACATTTCCTGTTATGTAGGAGAAGAGTGATCCACTTTCCCTTTCACGTTATTTGCTTCTTGTACTCTatttaaatcaatgaaaaaCCTAAAAAGAGGTAGTCTAAACTACCCAAAGAAAAGTGTGTGTTCTTAGTTTGTCCTTTGGCAAATTCTCTTTGATTTGAAGAGGGACCTTAATTGGTATCAAATCCATGTTTCTAGATCAACAATAGATATCTCTTGGCAAGGGACCtatcaattggtatcagagcatgttttgtttttgatccGGACCACTTTGTGGTatcaaaaactttatatttgaaatctTCCTTGTTATCGGTATTCTTCATGAATCAAGGGTTTCAAGAATCCTCGACGAACGGCCATTCTTCAGAATCAACGATCATCGAGATCTATCCagctattttttcttttcaccgTTTTCTTCTTTTCGGGTTTGTTGATCAAGTTCAACATCCTTTCTTTTATATGGATTAAAATCTGTAATTCTTCCACtgtttttcagttttcaaaaaaaaaaaagatttcacatttctttgtcatttaaaaaaaaagaagaagtttatTTCCAATAATGAACCGTGGAAACAATTTGGCATTGGTCTTGGTGGATGGCTCGTTGAAAAACATCTATGACTCGAGGAAACCACATGAAAGGACGAGAAGCAATTCAAGTCAAGATTTCCCTATTCAACACGAACCTTGAGGACAAGGTTCTTTCCGACAGGCTGGAGTATTGATGAGACTACACTCAACCATAGTTCAATATGACTTAGTCTTCAAGTTGTTTCCTATGtttatgcaaataaaaagatcaCTGCTACATTTCCTGTTATGTAGGAGAAGAGTGATCCACTTTCCCTTTCACGTTATTTGCTTCTTGTACTCTatttaaatcaatgaaaaaCCTAAAAAGAGGTAGTCTAAACTACCCAAAGAAAAGTGTGTGTTCTTAGTTTGTCCTTTGGCAAATTCTCTTTGATTTGAAGAGGGACCTTAATTGGTATCAAATCTATGTTTCTAGATCAACAATAGATATCTCTTGGCAAGGGACCTATCAAGAGTCGAGAGGGAACAGAAATTGGGCTTTTGGATGGAATATTATATGCCCAAACCGGCCCGATACGtagataagaaaataatttcgGTACGGACTTATTATTTCTAAGTTCACAACTTCACATGGTATAGGGTTCTTGGATTTGTGGACAAGAAACAGTAATGTTGACCAAACAAATATACACTCAAGTATGAATCTGTGGATCACATTCATACCGAGTTGGAAATACAGTGGTAAATTGGGAATGAACAATATACTTGGCCACTTGGCGTATACGAATGATCCCAAAGCTGTATTATCAACCAAACTTTCCTGCTAGATTTTGCAAATCAGAACCAAGATTGTGAACAGAGGAGGTGTGGCTGCTGTTCCTAGTCTCTTCCTTTTCCTTTGGACTCTTCTAAAAGACAATTTTCttgtgattattatttttggttgcAAACAGACGCTTCCAAAAGAAAGTCGTCGCAGTTTGCATAACAaagtaatttttataaaataaaaaggcaaGTAAATTcggataaaataaataaagagaaaaagacacaTATTGTTCTGCAGCTTTTTCCAGTTCAAAAGCATCGCAGAAGAAGCTCCTATAGTTTGAAGACATTTTTACAAAAGCGGATTGTTTGATTTGATGAAAATCGTTATGTTTACATCTATAATCACGTTTTCATGCATAATCATCTTAGTTAATTAGTTGTAAAAATCGAGAAATGActgtattaatttaaaaaaaatattatacgaTTTTCCTAAGTCACTGCGCGCAGagtatgaaaataatattaaactaaCGCAGACAtgtattttaccttttaatttgtTACAAAACGCTTGCTTCATTTGAGACGAAAAAAACACCAAAcgtaaaaaccaaaaccaaaacgaTTATAATCCAACATCCCTAGCGTTTGTTGTAACAATTCAgtgtcatgcattgcattagtCACTAAAATGTACATCATAATTTCATTAAATTTACTTATTTTCTAGATGTATGCGTAAatgtattatttaattattatttttaacggATGTCCTCGAAGGgactaagaatttttttaataaaaaaaaggattttttttaacactggtaGCACATTCTGTGTATTATTCATGCGTAAATGCATATACTCTTCGCTTTATATATGTTGTTTGTTTATTGTGAGTGTATAATATATCTGAAGCACTTTCAAAACTCGCCAATTCCAAAACAATACGAGGATATGTTAAACCTTCACATAATTCTTGAGAGGGGCCTGGCACGATTCTACGACACGTAAACCAATTAAATTTAGACAGCGTTTATATATTACAAACCCCTAAAAGTGTAATGTTTGTGTTGATGCGGACCAGTGGACTTGGTCCAAGGGATAGTatgtcccttttttttttttttgggatagTATGTcccttgcttcttcttttttctttgttattacATGAAACATGGCAGGTCGTCTCTTTTAATCGCAAGGTTATTGCATGTTGGTTTGTCCTTGAGATTCGTCCTAAACCGAAGTTGGCGGCTAGTTATTTGCACTGCTGGTTAATCACAAGGTTTGCGGTTTCGTACCGGTGAAACTGAATATTTCGCAGTGTACTTGTAGATCTATGTACCGGtagatatatttttcataatcaaTGTGCGATTTGAATGATGTGATTTATGTGTACCGAATTCATGTCTTAAGGAAAAACGTTAGCTAACATTTTTAGGTGTATGACCCGACCCATATATAAGCGAAGTTCAAAATGATTTATATCCAAACACTTAACACTGGTacaatttttggtaaatgacaaataaatttagaaaaaccAGGGATGGAACAGAGCACGTGTtgatttgaaaaacaaaagaggGCCGGTCCTTATACAGATAAACATACTATTGAAAGATGTTTTATCTTGAAAAAGATCTAGCTATGAAAATAACCATAAGTGGCTAAACACAACAGAGGCACACTGTGTCTTCCACTCTTACTGATACCCTAACACTCTATGTAACGTATAGTTCAGTCTCTTTTTCAGGCAAATACTAAAGTCTCTGCATCCCCTTGATTTGGTAGTGAATCATTTACCGACGTAGGTGTACTGTGTATatccttttaaaaatatttttttaaacgaacATATTAGCCTTGTGATCTTAGTTTCTAAAGTCTTGAAAACAATAATTGCATGCATGAGATTTGTTATGACACATATGTAGGTATTCTTATCCATGTAGCTCTTAAACTATATATACTTATGATAATTAATTTCTTAAGAAACAGACATTTCATAACGTATTATATACTCCACCCGTTCCATTAAGAtagacttttttaaaaaaaaatttgtttcacaaatatgtatttttgtgttttctatgaaataattataaactccaagaaaattaattgattttattgaattactattggttaaaagttattgaaaattaaaaataacagaaatcgatatatttattatggtagtttaatgtgttttcttaatatatatgaaaatattaaaacatctatctttgtgaaatgaaaagaatattaaacatctttgttttatttataaatgtgaTTCATCAGCTAAACCAGACTGaaaagacaatttttttttttttgagaaagggctttagccgaaaaaccgattaaaaactattttttacaaaaaagttATAGAAAATATTGAACACTAACTTACACATGCAAAATTGCAAACAAAAccagtatatttttttttttcaaaccaaaAGGTCCAAAACTGAATTAAAATCTACTTCGTATCATCACCCTTAATCATCTGGTGAACGAAGATGATATactatttagtattttattcATAAACAAGAATCCAAACTATATAGTAATCTAACAAAGTCCAAACAGAGTAGTAATAGTTTGCTAGATTTGTTGATATGATAGCGAATATACATGTAGAGAAGTAGTTGCTATGGGTTGAGGATACGTGTAACAGTACTTAGTTGCAAACCACTCATTTAACAACACGTTCTCTTTCTTGAGTGTACCGTTGAAACTAATTTATCCCACATGCATCTCTTCAACATGAAGCAATCATATCCATGCCGCAGTACTACTATGCACCCAATGACCCAAAATGGCCAATccattttaatatttcttttctttatttgaaCACTGGATGTAAGATGTAAATTAATCTTTACGTGGAATTAGTAGAaactttacatatatatataaccattattatatatatttttaaagcatTTTATGATTCTAATTTTGTAATTGCGTTGTCACCgctacttgttttttttttttgtacaaaatAACCGCTACTTGATTTTGATTAGTTGAAATTATACGTCCCTTATACCATGCATGTTACTTAGGCATAATAGTGACATAATACTAGGGCCGTCTAACAGTATGCGCAAGTAGAGCGGTCGAACATgatccaaaatataaaaataaaaaatttaagtttttttaaaaatatattgataaattatggtaaaaaactttaaaattttagatataatactAAATTTAGAacttacaattaaaaaaaattggacaaagttattaaattttaaaatgacttaATAAAATGTacgattaataatttttttgaacagaatttaaaattaatttgagacGGCCCTACGTAATACCCAATAAAACTAAGAAAATACGATATTGAAAGAAAACTATTGTACTAGGACCTTGGATAAAGTCAGTACATATACCCATTTTCAATATATACACAAGTTTGCACTAGGCACCGCGGACACAGCGGACTGAAACACCGGCTTAGGGCccccaaattttttaaaaaaatttacataaaaaagggcccctaaatttgtaaaaaaaaaaaaaattataaaaccctTACTAAATTGTTTTAGGCCTCCAGCATCTCAGGGACGCCCCTAGCACTAGCATCAAcgtatatatttgtatatacatTTTCACAATATCAAACACtgaacatatatatgatatgaatatAAATGGTTTGCTTCACGATAGATATTTGGAAGAAGTTTCAGTAGTTTTGAGTTATTATTTTTCACAAAACCAAGTCACACAAATTGTAAAAAAGTTTTTCTGATCTGAATAAATTTAACAgtcattcaaaaaaatatatgaactatgaTAATATCACGTTCGCCGAGAGAGAAGAAGCGTCCAATTTTAGGCGGTCATCAAACTCTTGTCAATTTGACCAAAGAACTAAAAGTTATTTGTCCTTTTATAATTTCTTCTTCTGTTTCCACGTTTATCATAATATATCATATAAGACAAGCTAAATCAACTCGACGTGACCTATTAAACCATAAATAAGGGTTTACTGTATACTGTGTATACAATAAATCATGTTCTAATAAAGATTATACTTTTTCGGATTCAACTCATTTTTGTCAGTCATTATTCAAAGTACAGAAATTCAGAACATAAAAACAAACATGGCTAATTATTTAGAAcagaaataaacattttattaatttttggtttttgcatTTGATAGGCATAAACGTGATTAACGTCTTCGAGCTGCAGTTTCTCTCTGGGCGTTAAAGAAGACAGCAGCGACAGGAAGACCAAGATCATACTCGATCGCAAATTTTCGAGTGTTGAAGTTATCTCTCGAAGGAATGTTTGGGAAGATAACACGTCTTTGCTTCTGCTTGAACAGAGCAAACACGAACCTGTGTATCCCTATGCTAGGCCTTGGCAACTCATAGCTCACCACCTCTTTTCCTATTATTTCAATTCAAATGTCTTTAatgaatatatgaaaatattttactaaagtATTATGTATCGCAAAATTCTTGACGAGTCCGTACCAAATGTAGCATCGGTTGTACCGGGGATGTTTGTTACTATCCtgtttaaacatttacaaaaaaaacatttacaagAATTAATTTCTTTATCTTTCTACTAAAAAGTTTAGGGAAATCCCCGTGTTGTGATGGAAGAGATTTTGACCAAAATAACTCAAGTTCATATAAAATCAGTCGAgagacaaaaaacaaaaacatcattaggGTTAAAAATTCTAATGAAATACATATTGAATATTGGCCCAAAATGAAACGACAAACGAAAATGATCGTACCAATGCAGGTGCTCTTTTAGAAAGGGGTCACTAGGACCTGGAACATCAGGGTCTATCATCACCTGTTTTCGATTAAGTTGTGTTTACcatcaattaaaatattaaataataatgataaaatttaaataacagcATCATGTTATTTACAAAAcatgtaaaaaatataagataaaaagaaagagaCTTTTATATGTTTTGTCTTTTGACCATAACAACCAGCGTTCCAACATTAGTGATGATTTCAGAATAATCttaatatatgcatatataccaAGGTGAAGAAGGATCTGAGATCACCACCATGGATCTCAACCCTAGGCTTGGAGGAGACAGAGGAAGGCAAAAGCTCATGGCCGTTGGAGACTTGATTCTTGTTGTAGCTCACATTCATTTTAATTGTTGGAGTGAAGAAATCAAGAACATCTCCTACCACTCTTCCCATTATCAATGGCTCTATCACTCTAACTCCCATATTCTCCATTTTTAACTTATTAAGTTTCTTTCTGCTTCTAACTAAATGTGGGATTTAAAGTGAGCTAAGGGAGAGATTTGTAGTGGTGTGGGTTAACAAAGATGACCAAGACATCTATTTATAGGGGTTTTCCAACTTGGGAGAGAGAGACACTTTAGGGGAAAGCGCTCTCTCTCGTGTTGTATTAAGACATTTATAactaatactccctccgttttttaatataagtcgttttacagctatgaacgtagattaagaaaaccattaatttcttatattttctaaacaaaaacatcattaattatttacctaaccacaattcaaccaatagaaaaatataagatatattaccattggtaatacaacattaattattaataaattttacatagaaaaccgaaaacgacatataatttggaacaaaaaaatttctctaaaacgacttataataaaaaacggagggagtatggtTTATGTTACTAGTGTCTTAAACCAATCAATAACTGAGTCCATTAATTTACAGAATCATATAATCTTTAGCGGCGTCAAGAACAAAAACCAttaaaaattcgaccaaaaaAATCCTAGCTAGATATCTCTCTTAATAAATGAACTCAGGAGCTCTTTTCACTCGTCCATGATTAAGAAATTTCTATACTAACATTCTTATCGTACATGATTCTATTACAACTACGGATAAAATTATTGCCCAAAGGTCACTTCATTGTCCTAAGGTGGGATTTTGTTGTTCTTTTGCATTAAgaataaacataattaaaaacagaTGGTAactattatgaatttttataataCCAGTAATCATAGATCGTATAAGGCATATTTTAATAAGATGTAAACGTATGGCAAAGGAATATTAAAAAgtaactagattctgacccgtgCTTTTGAAGCGCggatttattttggttataaacaaattttgatacaaattcgatattttgaaattttgaaattttgcatattattatgttataaaatcgtataattattattattgttattattgttgttattaCTATTTTAAGTCGTAATGTCGAGtaaggaatttttttaaaaaattacataaattttgaattagtttatttaagatttttgtaTGTACACTCTTGTATCTTATATATACCCAGACCCAAAAACTGAACTAAAACTAATACAAAAAAACAGGTTTAGGTTCTGAATGGAGCAAAAATTTATTAGGTGTTATTTTTGGACATGTGGATCTCTATTCGAGTTCGGGTAtccaaaatacctaaaatattttatgtatattttggtatttcatatatgttttcagtattacaatttttttttttaagtttctaaTGTGATTTTTGGTTATAGTTTCGGGTTTTGGTAAACTTTCAAAattgttaaattatatttttggtaatataataatttttataaataatgtgTAAATTCTGTACGTTTATATTAAGCATAAAATATGGTGTATAACAACAAAGCCGGATGTaggtctattttttttatttaagtatttag encodes:
- the LOC111214531 gene encoding GDSL esterase/lipase At5g03810-like, whose protein sequence is MFTSLISFLVLTGFYASFGTGQPLVPALIIMGDSVVDAGNNNLRLTLVKANFPPYGRDFLAHTATGRFSNGKLAIDFTAENLGFTSYPVAYLSQDAANETNLLTGANFASGASGYHDGTSLLYNAISLTQQVENYKEYQSKVTSMVGRDKANEIFKGAIHLLSTGSSDFLQSYYINPILNAIVTPDRFSDRLMRFYSTFIQNMYDLGARRIGVTSLPPLGCLPAAITMFGGIGSNTCVERLNRDAVSFNTKLNNTSVNLANKLPGLKLVVFDIYNPLLNMVMKPEENGFFESRRACCGTGTVETSFLCNALSVGTCSNATSYVFWDGFHPSEAANRVLADNLLGQGFSLISQT
- the LOC111200907 gene encoding protein TERMINAL FLOWER 1, which encodes MENMGVRVIEPLIMGRVVGDVLDFFTPTIKMNVSYNKNQVSNGHELLPSSVSSKPRVEIHGGDLRSFFTLVMIDPDVPGPSDPFLKEHLHWIVTNIPGTTDATFGKEVVSYELPRPSIGIHRFVFALFKQKQRRVIFPNIPSRDNFNTRKFAIEYDLGLPVAAVFFNAQRETAARRR